GTAAGATTAGCAACTAATCGATAATGGAATTTGTTTCGAACTTACAGGAGAATGGTGGAAAGCAGACACAGAAACAGTGATCAACCAAGGTTTACAAACAGGGTCAGGACCAAATGTCTCTGATGCCTACACCATTAATGGTCTTCCAGGACCATTGTATAACTGCTCAGCCAAAGGTATTGATTTGTCATCACTTCAAAAATCGAAACGTGTAATATATATGGGATCATATTTTCTTGATCACATTATACCTCATCATATCACTTGTTTTAACATAGTTCAATTTGAAATTAGAGCAATTTGCAGATTGGAAAAATAAATTCATGtacaatttttcatttcacaGATACATACAAGCTCAAGGTGAAGCCGGGGAAGACCTATCTGCTTCGTTTGATCAACGCTGCACTCAACAATGAGCTGTTCTTCAGCATTGCTAATCACACTTTCACTGTGGTTGAAGCGGATGCAGTGTATGTGAAACCTTTTAATACCAAAGTTGTTCTCATCACACCAGGACAGACCACCAATGTCATTTTGAGGACCAAATCCAAGTCCCCAAATGCCACATTTGTCATGGCAGCTAGGCCTTATGTCTCCGGCCCAGCTGCCTTTGACAACTCTACTACCACAGGTCTACTCGAATATGAAACTTCTGTCTCAAGcaaacacaacaaaaacaagaacaagaagaagctgCCTCTTCTCACACCAGTGCTTCCAAAGCTCAATGACACATCGTTTTCAATGAACTACAACAAGAAAATCCGCAGCTTGGCCAATCCCAAATTCCCATCTGCAAATGTCCCGAAAACCGTGGACAAAAACTTCTTCTTCACAGTTGGTCTGGGACTAACTTCATGCTCAAAGAACCAAAACTGCCCAGGCCCAAACAACACCAGGGTCGCCGCGGCAATCAACAATGTGTCATTTGTGCAACCTAATACTGCCCTTCTCCAAGCCCACTTCTTCAACAAATCAAAGGGTGTGTACACCACAGATTTCCCAGCCAACCCATTAATCAAATTCAACTACACAGGTACTCCACCAAGCAACATTGCTTTGAGCAGTGGGACTAAGGTTGTGGTGCTGCCATTCAATACTAGAGTGGAGCTTGTTCTGCAAGACACTAGCATTATTGGGGCTGAGAGCCACCCACTTCACCTCCATGGATTCAATTTCTTTGTGGTGGGTTTCGGATTTGGAAATTTCGATCCTAAAAACGACCCTAAAAAGTACAACCTTGTTGATCCTGCTGAGAGGAACACAGTTGGTGTGCCCTCTGGTGGGTGGGTTGCCCTACGCTTCCTCGCCGATAATCCAggtaattaattacttatatgcCAAGTAACTAATGTTCTATACGGCATATTATGTTGTTAGATGTTAGTCCAGATTTTCTCGAACATTATATATTAGCTTAATTATACATGCAATctgattttgtttctttctttctctttggtGATGCAATAGGCGTTTGGTTTATGCACTGCCACCTAGAAGTGCACACCAGCTGGGGATTGAAGATGGCGTGGGTTGTCACTGACGGAAAGCGGCGCAACCAAAAGCTGCCTCCCCCTCCATCAGATCTTCCCAAATGTTAAGATCAGAATTTGCTCATaggttttgtttggttttgttacAATTTCATATTGTTTTGTCTTGTTGCTCCTTAAAAAAGAGTTTGTGACTAGAAAGGTTTCCAAGGCTTTTTAGGCCAAGATAGTTTTCCTATCCTGTGAAAGAACTGGATGGGAGTTTTGACTTGTAATGCCAGTGATTCTTGTACTGAATGCAATATATAGAATATCTGTTTCCTTCTAAGTACAAGTTGTCTCTATTACAATACTTTACAACTCCAACTTAATGACATTTATGCTCACATTCATAATAtctctctcattttttttctctcaaagtCTTAAGATAAGAAGGAAAAAATGATTAtatcaaaataattttttttgttttttattttataagttTACTATACACTCATTGAAATTCATGATTTTTACAATCTACGTCTAAAACTGTAAGAATCATTTTTCTTATACTCTATTAAGAGAAAAAACAAACTATATGAATTTCAGAAGTACTTCTCAAACCTTTTTTGAACCATTTGCAAGCGTAATGATTCTCTAACAACCGGTAGGATTTGCTTAGTTTTGTATGacgacaacaacaacaatcgaAGAACAAGCTGCATAAGGCAATTAAGTCCACTCTTGATAATAGAATCAATCAATTTTCCCCCTATGAAAGACTGTCAACTTCCTTGTTATTTGTGTTCCTCTACTGTTGAAAGTCATTAGTATTTAGTACCTCTTATGTAAAGATTAAGGATATCGTGAGTGTTTGAAGTGCcctatatttttctttgttttggtacATAACTTTTTAATATCAAAACATAAATCGCACACATTCCCTAAGGAATTGCACTACACACAAAAAATCAAACACTACATGTTTTGGTGAAAACTAATCTATCAAAAAGAAcatattaaaacaaaaacaatcatataTAATCTATCGACAATCATATTCGACGAGAATACATCGCACTCTCTATGCTGTGACATTCCTTGGATGAGACTCCATCAGTCATTTTCCATTGCTTGTGTAGCTGCCATTAGGCCAGCAATCAACCTCTTTCTGTTCCTCGGGTTAGTTCGTTGGTGTGTCCCTTTTAGAGTTTGTTTCTTCCATGATGAACGTACATTTTACCCAAGGAAGAACAAAAACAATAACCTACTAAAAGGTCCTACTTGTAGTAACAGAACTTCTCAAGGGTAATCCCGTAAATTAAAACCTCAACGGCCACAGTCTAGATTAACAAACTTCGTCACCAACCTCCAGAACTCTCTCCGCATTTTTTttccagccaaaaaaaaaaaacgacacCCCCCACCACCGGGAGACGCCGTCGTTTTGGCGCCGGTGCCTCCGCCTCCGACGAAATTTCCCTCCTTTCTCACAAAAATGGCGCGAAGCGTCGGGTTCTCTCTGCCGGTGACCGTCGTCGTTGTCGCCATCGGCTACATCTACTTCTCCACCGTCTTCATTTTCGTAGACCGGTGGTTCGGTCTGTGGTCGTCGCCGGGGTTAATGAACGCCGCCATTTTCACCGCCGTGGCCGCCATGTGCGTCTACAACTACTCCATCTCCGTGTTCCGGGATCCGGGTCGGGTCCCCTCCACGTACATGCCCGATGTCGAGGATTCCGAAAACCCTATCCACGAGATCAAGCGCAAGGTATCGAAATTCACATTCTTGAAATCTATATAATTTGagttcatttcttttttctgttgATTTTATGTGGTTGAATTTGCTTAAGATTTGCTGATGGAAATTTTTTGTGTATGAAATGCTGATCAaataaagctatggtatgttttGCTGAATCGTATTTGGCTCGAGAAAAAATCAGTGGTGTTTGGTTTTGGATTGAATTGTTAGATATTGTAAATTGTGGTGACAATGAGTCAGGAGTTGTTTATACTTTAGCTGAGCTGATTCGGAGTGAGGGGAATCAGCAGAACAACATTTTCGAGTGTGTGTTAGTAGCGGATTTGCTTGAAAGTTATACACTTGAGGTCTTGGTAACAAATCATGCTTACACAGAAAAGAATCATAACCATTAATATGGATttaaaaggaagaaaataatTTTGATAGGCGGTGAATTGAGCATTTGTTCTTCAAACCGTATAAATCTTTGAACTATTTTAAGTTATGGAAAGGCTGCCAAATATGCCAAGGAATATGTAGTCGATGAGGAAGTAGATAAGTGGGATGCTAAGCTCTGGGGGACATGTGATTCCTAGTTCCAAAGCTTGTCGTCTCCCGAGTCTTTAAATAGCATAGTCTTGTGTCAGCTTTTATGTTCCATGGATAGATGATATACATGATTATGATTATTTTGTCGTGATCTTTGATCTCCCACATGAAACGTTAAATTGTGTTGGAATCAAAACTGGTCGAATAGGGTTTGCTCACCCTTCTTCTCTCTCTATCACTTCCTCATGGATATGCATGTTCAGTTGTTCTGACAACAGTGCAATGATGTTGTGTTAAATTAGTGGGGCCAATGCACGTGTGTATCAGTATGCTTCAAAGCTGATATGCGCAGGCTAGATCATAACATTTGAGTGTGTGTAGATCAAAGATCACGACAATAATCTTAATCATGTATCTCATCTTTCCATCAAAAATAGAAGCTGACACAAGACAATGCTATTTAAAGACCCAGAAACGACAAGTTCTGGAACTAGGAATCACATGTCGTGCAGAGCTTAGCAAAGGTTTGATCCCACTTATCTACTTGCTCATCCACTACATATTCCTTGGCATATATGGCAGCTTTTCCATAACATACAAAGGTTCAAAGATTTGTACTGTTTGACACACAAATGCTTACTTCGCTCTCAAGATTTTAATGGTTATGATTCTTTTCTATGTAAGCATGATTTGTTACCAAGACCTAAAGTGTATAACTTTCAAGCGAATCCACTACTAACCAACCTGAAATGTGAAACTGTGTTGGAATCAAAACCAGTCGAATAGggttttctcttccttcttctctgtATCACTTCctcttggatttgcatgttcagTAGTTCTGAGTTCTGACAACAGTGCAATGCCATTGTGTTAATGAGTGGGGTTGCAGTGAAGTGAACATTTGTTCCTCAAACAGTAAAACTTTTTGTACTTTTGCAAGTTATGGCAAAGCTGGCAAATATGCCAAGAAATGTGTAGTTGATGAGTAAGTAAATAAGTGGGATCAAACCTCTGCTTTAATGTTTGCTAAGCTATGGGGGACATTTGATTCCTAGTTCCAGCACTCGTCATTTCCAGGTCTTTAAATTGCATTGTCTTGTGTCAGCTTCTATATTCGATGAAAGGATGAGATACATGATTAAGATTATTGTCATGATCTTTGATCTCCCACATGAATGTGAAACTGCTATGTTGGACTCAAAACCAGTCGAATAGGGTTTGCTCACCCTTCTCTCTATCACTTCCTCTTGGATATGCATGTTCAGTTGTTCTGACAACAGTGCAATGACGTTGTGTTAAATCAGTGGGGCCAATGCACGTGTGTGTCAGTATGTTTCAATGCTGATATGCGCAGGCTAGATCATGTAGATGCACAAAACTAAACTGAAAAGTTATATATGGAAAACTAACCAATTCTGTCCTTATAAATTCACTTTTACTTTTCAGCTTTGATATTCGGTTATTCAGACTTGGCTGCATCTGTTCAGTCAGTTTTCTGCAGAAAATACCAACTTTTTATAGTACA
Above is a genomic segment from Rosa chinensis cultivar Old Blush chromosome 3, RchiOBHm-V2, whole genome shotgun sequence containing:
- the LOC112193136 gene encoding laccase-17, with protein sequence MGSSLPASPALSMAMIFFAICTFFCVLPELAVAKHARVTRHYKFNIKSQSVTRLCKTKSIITVNGQFPGPRIIAREGDRLVIKVVNHVQNNVTLHWHGIRQLRSGWADGPSYITQCPIQTGQSYVYNFTIIGQRGTLWWHAHISWLRATLYGPIVILPKKHVPYPFPQPFKEVPIIFGEWWKADTETVINQGLQTGSGPNVSDAYTINGLPGPLYNCSAKDTYKLKVKPGKTYLLRLINAALNNELFFSIANHTFTVVEADAVYVKPFNTKVVLITPGQTTNVILRTKSKSPNATFVMAARPYVSGPAAFDNSTTTGLLEYETSVSSKHNKNKNKKKLPLLTPVLPKLNDTSFSMNYNKKIRSLANPKFPSANVPKTVDKNFFFTVGLGLTSCSKNQNCPGPNNTRVAAAINNVSFVQPNTALLQAHFFNKSKGVYTTDFPANPLIKFNYTGTPPSNIALSSGTKVVVLPFNTRVELVLQDTSIIGAESHPLHLHGFNFFVVGFGFGNFDPKNDPKKYNLVDPAERNTVGVPSGGWVALRFLADNPGVWFMHCHLEVHTSWGLKMAWVVTDGKRRNQKLPPPPSDLPKC